The proteins below are encoded in one region of Rhinolophus sinicus isolate RSC01 linkage group LG07, ASM3656204v1, whole genome shotgun sequence:
- the FGG gene encoding fibrinogen gamma chain isoform X1: MSWSLHPRSLILYFYTSVLLSSTCLAYVASRDNCCILDERFGSYCPTTCGIADFLNNYQTEVDKDLQALEDLLSEAENRTSQVKELIKAIQVVYDPDEPSRPNRIEAATNNYKKMMEDIMKYEATIIAHETNIRFLQDIYNSNNQKIINLKKKVIQLEEQCQEPCKDEVQIHKTTGKDCQDIANKGAKESGLYFIKPRNSKQQFLVYCEIDQSGNGWTVLQQRLDGSVDFKKNWIQYKEGFGHLSPTGTTEFWLGNEKIHLISTQSTIPYVLRVQLEDWNGKISTADYSTFRVGPENDKYRLTYAYFISGDAGDAFDGYDFGDDPSDKFFTSHNGMQFSTWDNDNDKFEGNCAEQDGSGWWMNKCHAGHLNGIYYQGGTYSKASTTNGYDNGIIWATWKSRWYSMKKTTMKIIPLNRLNIGEGQQYHHGGGKKVRPEHHVEIEYE; the protein is encoded by the exons ATGAGTTGGTCTTTGCACCCCCGGAGTTTAATCCTCTACTTCTACACTTCTGTATTGCTCTCTTCAACATGCCTGGCA TATGTCGCTTCCAGAGACAACTGCTGCATCTTAGATGAAAGATTT GGTAGTTATTGCCCGACTACATGTGGAATTGCAGATTTCCTAAATAATTACCAAACCGAAGTAGACAAGGATCtacaggctttggaagacctctTAAGTGAAGCTGAAAACAGAACATCACAAGTCAAAGAACTGATCAAAGCCATCCAAGTCGTCTATGATCCTGATGAACCATCACGGCCAA ATAGGATAGAGGCTGCTACTAATAATTACAAGAAAATGATGGAAGATATTATGAAATATGAAGCCACGATTATAGCACACGAAACAAATATTCG ATTTTTGCAGGATATATATAATTCAAACAATCAAAAGATCATTAACCTGAAAAAGAAGGTAATCCAGCTTGAAGAACAGTGTCAGGAACCTTGCAAAGATGAAGTACAAATACATAAGACAACTGGGAAAG aTTGCCAAGACATTGCCAATAAGGGAGCCAAGGAAAGTGGGCTTTACTTTATCAAACCTCGGAACTCTAAGCAGCAGTTCTTAGTCTACTGTGAAATAGATCAATCTGGAAATGGATGGACGGTGCTTCAGCAG AGGCTTGATGGCAGTGTGGATTTCAAGAAAAATTGGATTCAATACAAAGAAGGGTTTGGACATCTGTCTCCTACTGGCACCACAGAGTTTTGGCTGGGAAATGAGAAGATTCATTTGATAAGCACACAGTCTACTATCCCATATGTATTAAGAGTGCAGTTGGAGGACTGGAATGGCAAAATCAG TACTGCAGACTATTCCACGTTCAGGGTGGGACCTGAAAATGACAAATACCGCCTGACGTATGCCTACTTCATCAGTGGAGATGCAGGAGATGCCTTTGATGGCTATGATTTTGGAGATGATCCTAGTGACAAGTTTTTCACATCCCATAATGGCATGCAGTTCAGTACCTGGGACAATGACAATGACAAGTTTGAAGGCAACTGTGCTGAACAGGATGGATCTGGTTGGTGGATGAACAAGTGTCATGCTGGCCACCTCAATGGAATTTATTACCAAG GTGGCACTTACTCAAAAGCATCTACTACTAATGGTTATGATAATGGCATTATTTGGGCCACTTGGAAATCCCGTTGGTATTCCATGAAGAAAACCACCATGAAGATAATCCCACTCAACAGACTCAACATTGGAGAAGGGCAGCAGTACCACCATGGGGGAGGAAAAAAGGTCAGACCAGAACATCATGTTGAAATAGAATATGAGTAA
- the FGG gene encoding fibrinogen gamma chain isoform X2 produces MSWSLHPRSLILYFYTSVLLSSTCLAYVASRDNCCILDERFGSYCPTTCGIADFLNNYQTEVDKDLQALEDLLSEAENRTSQVKELIKAIQVVYDPDEPSRPNRIEAATNNYKKMMEDIMKYEATIIAHETNIRFLQDIYNSNNQKIINLKKKVIQLEEQCQEPCKDEVQIHKTTGKDCQDIANKGAKESGLYFIKPRNSKQQFLVYCEIDQSGNGWTVLQQRLDGSVDFKKNWIQYKEGFGHLSPTGTTEFWLGNEKIHLISTQSTIPYVLRVQLEDWNGKISTADYSTFRVGPENDKYRLTYAYFISGDAGDAFDGYDFGDDPSDKFFTSHNGMQFSTWDNDNDKFEGNCAEQDGSGWWMNKCHAGHLNGIYYQGGTYSKASTTNGYDNGIIWATWKSRWYSMKKTTMKIIPLNRLNIGEGQQYHHGGGKKAGDN; encoded by the exons ATGAGTTGGTCTTTGCACCCCCGGAGTTTAATCCTCTACTTCTACACTTCTGTATTGCTCTCTTCAACATGCCTGGCA TATGTCGCTTCCAGAGACAACTGCTGCATCTTAGATGAAAGATTT GGTAGTTATTGCCCGACTACATGTGGAATTGCAGATTTCCTAAATAATTACCAAACCGAAGTAGACAAGGATCtacaggctttggaagacctctTAAGTGAAGCTGAAAACAGAACATCACAAGTCAAAGAACTGATCAAAGCCATCCAAGTCGTCTATGATCCTGATGAACCATCACGGCCAA ATAGGATAGAGGCTGCTACTAATAATTACAAGAAAATGATGGAAGATATTATGAAATATGAAGCCACGATTATAGCACACGAAACAAATATTCG ATTTTTGCAGGATATATATAATTCAAACAATCAAAAGATCATTAACCTGAAAAAGAAGGTAATCCAGCTTGAAGAACAGTGTCAGGAACCTTGCAAAGATGAAGTACAAATACATAAGACAACTGGGAAAG aTTGCCAAGACATTGCCAATAAGGGAGCCAAGGAAAGTGGGCTTTACTTTATCAAACCTCGGAACTCTAAGCAGCAGTTCTTAGTCTACTGTGAAATAGATCAATCTGGAAATGGATGGACGGTGCTTCAGCAG AGGCTTGATGGCAGTGTGGATTTCAAGAAAAATTGGATTCAATACAAAGAAGGGTTTGGACATCTGTCTCCTACTGGCACCACAGAGTTTTGGCTGGGAAATGAGAAGATTCATTTGATAAGCACACAGTCTACTATCCCATATGTATTAAGAGTGCAGTTGGAGGACTGGAATGGCAAAATCAG TACTGCAGACTATTCCACGTTCAGGGTGGGACCTGAAAATGACAAATACCGCCTGACGTATGCCTACTTCATCAGTGGAGATGCAGGAGATGCCTTTGATGGCTATGATTTTGGAGATGATCCTAGTGACAAGTTTTTCACATCCCATAATGGCATGCAGTTCAGTACCTGGGACAATGACAATGACAAGTTTGAAGGCAACTGTGCTGAACAGGATGGATCTGGTTGGTGGATGAACAAGTGTCATGCTGGCCACCTCAATGGAATTTATTACCAAG GTGGCACTTACTCAAAAGCATCTACTACTAATGGTTATGATAATGGCATTATTTGGGCCACTTGGAAATCCCGTTGGTATTCCATGAAGAAAACCACCATGAAGATAATCCCACTCAACAGACTCAACATTGGAGAAGGGCAGCAGTACCACCATGGGGGAGGAAAAAAG GCTGGAGACAATTAA